Proteins from a genomic interval of Phlebotomus papatasi isolate M1 chromosome 3, Ppap_2.1, whole genome shotgun sequence:
- the LOC129807613 gene encoding monocarboxylate transporter 12 isoform X1, translated as MTHGPTAPRKDIADGGEEEAQLPAPPDGGWGWMVAFASFAIHIVTDGMTYSFGMFYVEFLTYFGEDKSYTAWIVSILVGVTLCSGPISSSFVNRYGCRAVTIAGSLLAGICLIASVFAQNVLTLIITIGLGTGMGFGLIYLPAIVSVTMYFEKYRSLATGIAVCGSGLGTFIFAPLTESLIGNYGWRGAMLIIAGIVLNCMIFGAMFRPLEAPKKKKRKSINSDEETPLKILPSSSKQGLSITGNRLRLVSENQLTVSEDTESPIQRSVSIGQEITHDTVTRRDPNGNVENGIRQTSSQPLLTSSVADASLRASTRTNGSGTMYRPDILYQGSLLNIPQYRSRGELAITESDRYGSLRREATPALQDTPEGFTVCGCVPCSKETKDTFREMLNFSIMRDTVFILFVVSNFCTSIGFYVPYVFLAAQGEEQGLTKEETSYLLAIIGVANTIARIVLGYFSDKSWVNRLLVYNLCLTICGIATALSIFCLDFFWLSVYSVVFGFTIGAYVGLTSVILVDLLGLGKLTNAFGLLLLFQGIASLVGPPLAGWLYDVTKSYTPAFLMAGITIAVSGLILFGIPPLQRYLRNRRTSCFNDAL; from the exons CTGATGGTATGACCTACTCCTTTGGCATGTTCTATGTGGAATTCTTGACGTACTTTGGTGAGGACAAGAGCTACACCGCATGGATTGTGTCCATTTTAGTTGGTGTTACCTTATGTTCAG gtCCGATTTCCTCCTCTTTCGTCAATCGATATGGGTGTCGAGCAGTGACTATTGCGGGATCATTATTGGCTGGTATATGTCTGATTGCCAGTGTTTTTGCACAGAATGTCCTTACGCTCATCATCACCATTGGGCTAGGCACTGGCATGGGCTTCGGACTGATCTATCTACCAgcaattgtgagtgtcacaatGTACTTTGAGAAGTACCGATCGCTGGCAACAGGAATTGCTGTTTGCGGATCTGGTCTAGGCACTTTTATATTTGCCCCTCTCACAGAATCCTTAATTGGAAATTACGGATGGCGTGGAGCGATGCTAATTATTGCAGGAATTGTTCTCAATTGTATGATCTTCGGAGCGATGTTCCGACCCCTGGAGGcaccaaaaaagaaaaagagaaaaagtatTAACTCCGATGAGGAAACACCACTCAAGATTCTTCCATCAAGCAGTAAACAGGGATTATCGATAACAGGCAATAGACTGAGACTCGTTTCGGAAAATCAATTGACCGTTTCTGAAGATACTGAGTCACCAATTCAACGGTCTGTGAGTATTGGTCAGGAGATAACACATGACACTGTTACCCGACGTGACCCAAATGGAAATGTAGAGAATGGAATTCGCCAAACTTCTAGCCAACCACTCCTTACGTCTTCCGTCGCTGATGCTTCCTTACGTGCTAGTACTCGTACGAATGGTAGTGGAACCATGTATCGGCCTGACATTCTTTATCAAGGATCTTTGCTCAATATCCCACAATATCGATCTCGTGGAGAACTAGCCATCACGGAGTCAGACCGCTACGGATCTCTGAGGCGGGAGGCCACTCCTGCTCTTCAGGACACCCCTGAAGGGTTCACAGTATGCGGATGCGTACCATGCTCCAAGGAGACCAAAGACACATTCCGTGAGATGCTCAACTTCTCTATAATGCGTGATACCGTATTTATCCTATTTGTTGTGTCCAACTTCTGTACAAGTATCGGTTTCTATGTTCCATATGTCTTTTTGGCGGCACAGGGTGAAGAACAAGGCCTAACTAAAGAGGAAACCAGCTACCTTTTAGCTATCATTGGAGTAGCCAATACTATTGCCAGGATTGTTTTAGGGTACTTTTCCGATAAATCTTGGGTCAATCGACTATTGGTGTACAACTTGTGTCTTACAATTTGCGGAATCG CAACTGCCTTATCTATCTTCTGCCTAGATTTCTTTTGGTTGAGTGTATATTCGGTAGTTTTCGGTTTTACAATTGGTGCCTACGTGGGATTAACGTCCGTGATCTTGGTAGATTTATTAGGCTTGGGGAAACTGACCAATGCATTTGGCCTTCTGTTGCTCTTCCAAGGAATTGCGTCTCTTGTAGGACCTCCACTTGCTG gTTGGCTCTATGATGTTACGAAATCATACACCCCTGCATTTCTCATGGCTGGAATAACGATTGCTGTTAGCGGACTTATTCTGTTTGGCATTCCACCACTCCAGCGGTACCTCAGGAACAGGCGTACTTCGTGCTTCAATGACGCACTGTAG
- the LOC129807613 gene encoding monocarboxylate transporter 12 isoform X2, translating into MTHGPTAPRKDIADGGEEEAQLPAPPDGGWGWMVAFASFAIHIVSPISSSFVNRYGCRAVTIAGSLLAGICLIASVFAQNVLTLIITIGLGTGMGFGLIYLPAIVSVTMYFEKYRSLATGIAVCGSGLGTFIFAPLTESLIGNYGWRGAMLIIAGIVLNCMIFGAMFRPLEAPKKKKRKSINSDEETPLKILPSSSKQGLSITGNRLRLVSENQLTVSEDTESPIQRSVSIGQEITHDTVTRRDPNGNVENGIRQTSSQPLLTSSVADASLRASTRTNGSGTMYRPDILYQGSLLNIPQYRSRGELAITESDRYGSLRREATPALQDTPEGFTVCGCVPCSKETKDTFREMLNFSIMRDTVFILFVVSNFCTSIGFYVPYVFLAAQGEEQGLTKEETSYLLAIIGVANTIARIVLGYFSDKSWVNRLLVYNLCLTICGIATALSIFCLDFFWLSVYSVVFGFTIGAYVGLTSVILVDLLGLGKLTNAFGLLLLFQGIASLVGPPLAGWLYDVTKSYTPAFLMAGITIAVSGLILFGIPPLQRYLRNRRTSCFNDAL; encoded by the exons gtCCGATTTCCTCCTCTTTCGTCAATCGATATGGGTGTCGAGCAGTGACTATTGCGGGATCATTATTGGCTGGTATATGTCTGATTGCCAGTGTTTTTGCACAGAATGTCCTTACGCTCATCATCACCATTGGGCTAGGCACTGGCATGGGCTTCGGACTGATCTATCTACCAgcaattgtgagtgtcacaatGTACTTTGAGAAGTACCGATCGCTGGCAACAGGAATTGCTGTTTGCGGATCTGGTCTAGGCACTTTTATATTTGCCCCTCTCACAGAATCCTTAATTGGAAATTACGGATGGCGTGGAGCGATGCTAATTATTGCAGGAATTGTTCTCAATTGTATGATCTTCGGAGCGATGTTCCGACCCCTGGAGGcaccaaaaaagaaaaagagaaaaagtatTAACTCCGATGAGGAAACACCACTCAAGATTCTTCCATCAAGCAGTAAACAGGGATTATCGATAACAGGCAATAGACTGAGACTCGTTTCGGAAAATCAATTGACCGTTTCTGAAGATACTGAGTCACCAATTCAACGGTCTGTGAGTATTGGTCAGGAGATAACACATGACACTGTTACCCGACGTGACCCAAATGGAAATGTAGAGAATGGAATTCGCCAAACTTCTAGCCAACCACTCCTTACGTCTTCCGTCGCTGATGCTTCCTTACGTGCTAGTACTCGTACGAATGGTAGTGGAACCATGTATCGGCCTGACATTCTTTATCAAGGATCTTTGCTCAATATCCCACAATATCGATCTCGTGGAGAACTAGCCATCACGGAGTCAGACCGCTACGGATCTCTGAGGCGGGAGGCCACTCCTGCTCTTCAGGACACCCCTGAAGGGTTCACAGTATGCGGATGCGTACCATGCTCCAAGGAGACCAAAGACACATTCCGTGAGATGCTCAACTTCTCTATAATGCGTGATACCGTATTTATCCTATTTGTTGTGTCCAACTTCTGTACAAGTATCGGTTTCTATGTTCCATATGTCTTTTTGGCGGCACAGGGTGAAGAACAAGGCCTAACTAAAGAGGAAACCAGCTACCTTTTAGCTATCATTGGAGTAGCCAATACTATTGCCAGGATTGTTTTAGGGTACTTTTCCGATAAATCTTGGGTCAATCGACTATTGGTGTACAACTTGTGTCTTACAATTTGCGGAATCG CAACTGCCTTATCTATCTTCTGCCTAGATTTCTTTTGGTTGAGTGTATATTCGGTAGTTTTCGGTTTTACAATTGGTGCCTACGTGGGATTAACGTCCGTGATCTTGGTAGATTTATTAGGCTTGGGGAAACTGACCAATGCATTTGGCCTTCTGTTGCTCTTCCAAGGAATTGCGTCTCTTGTAGGACCTCCACTTGCTG gTTGGCTCTATGATGTTACGAAATCATACACCCCTGCATTTCTCATGGCTGGAATAACGATTGCTGTTAGCGGACTTATTCTGTTTGGCATTCCACCACTCCAGCGGTACCTCAGGAACAGGCGTACTTCGTGCTTCAATGACGCACTGTAG